Proteins encoded within one genomic window of Amorphoplanes friuliensis DSM 7358:
- a CDS encoding sensor histidine kinase, producing MTRTVLGGDDDAMIAVGRMRRRALLPVLVYATAVTLLAGLTFSPARPLSPVEWATDSVLLGVPVVIGLLLSWRVRTGPVGAALSWVGAAPAVVFTIEGWGETTLTADPWPAATWFAVVQSGVWVWNLAGFVSLCLVFPDGLLPGRRWRGVIAFCVVAGISVNLTISLLQPQSNEPGVFAIRVPDAVFFGLLVPALCSVLAAVALAVTSLVIRYRRGGEMLRTQLRWLLLGALTVPVLLAAGWIAEILGAPTGVAYVGFLAMMVLAVPGAIAIAVVRHDLFDVDRLLGTTLAWLGTSVVSAAIFAAVVAGVAQIAGPDSTAGLTGAAFVTAMCLLPLHRLLNELVGRVVDRDGTVSRARIEQFVRRVRGGEAEPEETESVLRAVLRDEGLRLLVRLPGSPPGVYVDLAGRPAELGPPSEPVHLAGPGVPAPPGVAAGPGLAAGPGLAAGPGLAAGPGLAAGPGLAAGPGLAGQAQAPVGAGLSARLSGGVGAEAVRVPLRTGDSEVGVIVLGISSARRLRRAREAALQARLPIEVSRLRLELRLALDDARAGRSRLALAGAAERHRLARDLHDGAQQQLIAVGMRLRSVQRGIDPALTAHQDLEAAVSTLAATVADLRRLAHGIRPARLEDGLAAALRALAADSSVPVSLVVPELDPSEAVATTAYFLVAEALTNAMKHARATGISVVVEPCGPGLRIEVTDDGVGGTSPGFGLTSVRDRVTSLGGELTVDSPPGGGTRIEAVI from the coding sequence ATGACTCGGACGGTGCTCGGGGGTGATGATGACGCGATGATCGCCGTGGGCCGGATGCGCAGGCGCGCCCTGCTGCCCGTGCTGGTCTACGCCACGGCCGTCACGCTGCTGGCCGGGCTCACCTTCAGCCCGGCCCGGCCGCTGTCCCCGGTCGAATGGGCGACGGACTCGGTGCTGCTCGGCGTTCCGGTCGTGATCGGCCTGCTGCTGTCGTGGCGCGTGCGGACCGGTCCCGTCGGTGCCGCGCTGAGCTGGGTCGGTGCCGCGCCCGCGGTCGTGTTCACGATCGAAGGCTGGGGTGAGACCACGCTGACCGCCGACCCCTGGCCGGCGGCGACGTGGTTCGCCGTTGTCCAGTCCGGCGTCTGGGTGTGGAACCTGGCCGGTTTTGTCAGCCTGTGCCTGGTCTTCCCCGACGGACTGCTCCCGGGGCGACGGTGGCGGGGCGTGATCGCGTTCTGCGTGGTCGCCGGCATCTCCGTCAACCTGACGATCTCGCTGCTGCAGCCGCAGTCCAACGAGCCGGGCGTATTTGCCATTCGGGTGCCCGACGCGGTGTTCTTCGGGCTCCTCGTCCCGGCCCTGTGCTCCGTGCTCGCCGCCGTGGCGCTGGCGGTGACCAGCCTGGTGATCCGCTATCGGCGCGGCGGAGAAATGCTCCGCACCCAACTGCGATGGTTGCTGCTCGGCGCGTTGACCGTACCGGTGCTGCTCGCCGCCGGATGGATCGCGGAGATCCTCGGTGCGCCGACCGGGGTGGCCTACGTGGGTTTCCTGGCCATGATGGTGCTCGCGGTGCCGGGCGCGATCGCGATCGCCGTCGTCCGGCACGATCTCTTCGACGTCGACCGCCTGCTGGGCACAACGCTGGCCTGGCTCGGCACGTCCGTGGTCTCGGCAGCGATCTTCGCGGCGGTGGTGGCCGGTGTCGCCCAGATCGCCGGACCGGACTCGACGGCCGGGCTCACCGGGGCGGCCTTCGTCACCGCGATGTGCCTGCTGCCGCTGCACCGGCTGCTCAACGAACTGGTCGGCCGGGTCGTCGACCGGGACGGCACGGTCAGCCGGGCTCGTATTGAGCAATTCGTCCGGCGGGTTCGGGGTGGTGAGGCTGAGCCGGAGGAGACGGAGAGCGTGCTGCGTGCGGTCCTTCGGGATGAGGGGCTCCGGCTTCTCGTGCGGCTGCCGGGTAGTCCGCCCGGCGTTTATGTCGACCTTGCCGGGCGGCCGGCCGAGCTCGGACCACCTTCGGAGCCGGTCCATCTGGCCGGGCCGGGCGTTCCTGCCCCGCCGGGCGTTGCTGCCGGGCCGGGCCTTGCTGCCGGGCCGGGGCTTGCTGCCGGGCCGGGGCTTGCTGCCGGGCCGGGGCTTGCTGCCGGGCCGGGGCTTGCTGCCGGGCCGGGGCTTGCTGGGCAGGCGCAAGCTCCGGTCGGGGCGGGCCTTTCCGCTCGGCTTTCCGGTGGGGTGGGGGCGGAAGCGGTGCGGGTTCCTTTGCGGACAGGTGACAGTGAGGTCGGGGTCATCGTTCTGGGGATCTCGTCGGCGCGGCGGTTGCGGCGTGCTCGTGAGGCCGCTCTGCAGGCGCGGCTGCCGATCGAGGTGAGTCGTCTACGGCTCGAGTTGCGGCTTGCGCTCGACGATGCTCGAGCGGGCCGGTCACGGCTTGCGCTTGCCGGGGCGGCCGAGCGGCACCGTCTTGCGCGGGATCTGCATGACGGTGCGCAGCAGCAGTTGATCGCGGTCGGGATGCGGCTGCGGTCGGTGCAGCGCGGCATCGATCCCGCGCTGACCGCCCATCAGGATCTGGAGGCTGCCGTCAGCACGCTCGCTGCCACCGTTGCCGATCTGCGGCGGCTGGCGCACGGCATCCGGCCCGCGCGGCTCGAGGACGGGCTGGCCGCGGCGCTGCGGGCGTTGGCTGCCGACAGTTCGGTGCCGGTCAGCCTCGTCGTGCCGGAGCTGGATCCGTCCGAGGCGGTGGCCACCACGGCGTACTTCCTGGTTGCCGAGGCGCTGACCAATGCGATGAAACATGCGCGGGCCACCGGCATCAGCGTTGTCGTCGAGCCGTGCGGTCCCGGCCTGCGGATCGAGGTGACCGACGACGGCGTTGGCGGCACCAGCCCGGGCTTCGGGCTGACCTCCGTGCGCGACCGGGTCACTTCGCTCGGCGGGGAACTGACCGTGGACAGTCCGCCCGGCGGCGGTACCCGGATCGAAGCGGTGATCTGA
- a CDS encoding YbiU family protein — MITAPDDIPAAIRETKAKLRAQVGDVAGAFAQAEAAVRAEVAEVVAQRERGEEVWPVVRFADIAAGTVPAETVEAVRRRGCAVVKGTFPRARAEAWDAELVSYLDRNNFADTYRYVDDGVFGGLAASKPSIFPIYWSRPQMEAREDDNMVAVRGFLNSFWQHESEGKIWFDPTRDTAYPDRVRRREPGSTSSGLSAHTDSGSIERWLLPAYQKVFRHVFAGNPEAYDPWDGAYRTDVHEYESTVMCSAFRSFQGWTALSDMAPTEGVLHVVPIPSAMAYLLLRALQDDVADDDLCGAANGQALPISERWHPALMPALTPIPAVEPGDTVWWHGDMIHSVGAVEDQQGWGNVMYIPASPWCEKNAAYAAECGEAFLKGVSPTDFAAEDYEVTWSGRPSADDLSPTGRAQLGL, encoded by the coding sequence GTGATCACCGCACCGGACGACATCCCCGCCGCCATCCGCGAGACCAAGGCCAAGCTCCGCGCTCAGGTCGGTGACGTCGCCGGCGCGTTTGCGCAGGCCGAGGCCGCCGTCCGGGCCGAGGTCGCCGAGGTGGTGGCCCAGCGCGAGCGTGGCGAGGAGGTCTGGCCGGTCGTGCGGTTCGCCGACATCGCCGCCGGCACCGTCCCGGCCGAGACGGTCGAGGCCGTCCGCCGCCGCGGCTGCGCGGTCGTCAAGGGCACCTTCCCGCGCGCCCGCGCCGAGGCCTGGGACGCCGAGCTCGTCTCCTACCTGGACCGCAACAACTTCGCCGACACCTACCGCTACGTCGACGACGGCGTGTTCGGTGGTCTCGCCGCGAGCAAGCCGTCGATCTTCCCGATCTACTGGTCACGGCCGCAGATGGAGGCGCGTGAGGACGACAACATGGTCGCCGTCCGCGGCTTCCTCAACTCCTTCTGGCAGCACGAATCCGAGGGCAAGATCTGGTTCGACCCCACCCGCGACACCGCGTACCCGGACCGCGTGCGCCGCCGCGAGCCCGGCAGCACCTCGTCGGGCCTGTCGGCCCATACCGACTCGGGGTCGATCGAGCGGTGGCTGCTCCCCGCGTACCAGAAGGTTTTCCGTCATGTTTTTGCCGGCAACCCCGAGGCCTACGACCCGTGGGACGGCGCCTACCGCACCGACGTCCACGAGTACGAGTCGACGGTGATGTGTTCGGCGTTCCGCTCGTTCCAGGGCTGGACCGCACTGTCCGACATGGCGCCGACCGAGGGTGTGCTGCACGTCGTGCCGATCCCGTCGGCGATGGCCTACCTGCTGCTGCGCGCGTTGCAGGACGATGTGGCCGACGACGACCTGTGCGGTGCCGCGAACGGCCAGGCCCTGCCGATCAGCGAACGCTGGCACCCGGCGCTGATGCCCGCCCTGACACCGATCCCCGCGGTCGAGCCCGGCGACACCGTGTGGTGGCACGGCGACATGATCCACTCGGTCGGCGCGGTCGAGGACCAGCAGGGCTGGGGCAACGTCATGTACATCCCGGCCAGCCCGTGGTGCGAGAAGAACGCCGCGTACGCCGCCGAGTGCGGTGAGGCGTTCCTCAAGGGTGTCAGCCCGACCGACTTCGCGGCCGAGGACTACGAGGTCACCTGGTCCGGCCGCCCGTCCGCCGACGACCTCTCGCCGACAGGCCGCGCCCAGCTCGGCCTATGA
- a CDS encoding response regulator has product MRIVLAEDSALFREGLARLLAEGGHEVVAAVADADALVAAVAEQRPDFAVVDVRMPPTMTVDGALAARRLREEHPGLPILLLSQHVETRHCVPLVATGGFGYLLKDRVLGVDDFLDAIRRVAAGGSALDPEVVAALLASTGRADPLAVLTPREREVLAHAAEGWSNGAIAARLSLAERTVETHMRSVLLKLRVPDSGDGHRRVLAVLTYLSVS; this is encoded by the coding sequence ATGCGGATCGTGCTCGCCGAGGACTCCGCGCTGTTCCGCGAGGGCCTTGCCCGGCTGCTCGCCGAGGGCGGTCACGAAGTTGTGGCGGCGGTGGCCGATGCCGACGCCCTCGTGGCAGCTGTGGCGGAGCAACGGCCCGACTTCGCCGTCGTCGACGTGCGGATGCCGCCGACGATGACGGTCGACGGCGCCCTGGCGGCCCGGCGCCTGCGGGAAGAGCATCCGGGCCTGCCGATACTGCTGCTGTCACAGCACGTCGAGACCCGTCACTGCGTACCGTTGGTGGCGACCGGGGGGTTCGGTTATCTGCTGAAGGACCGGGTGCTGGGGGTCGACGATTTTCTCGACGCGATCCGGCGGGTGGCTGCCGGCGGGTCCGCGCTCGACCCCGAGGTGGTGGCCGCGCTGCTGGCGTCGACCGGGCGCGCCGACCCGCTCGCCGTGCTGACACCGCGGGAGCGGGAGGTTCTCGCCCACGCCGCCGAGGGCTGGTCGAACGGTGCGATCGCCGCCCGGCTCTCGCTCGCCGAACGCACCGTCGAGACCCACATGCGCAGTGTCCTGCTGAAACTGCGGGTGCCCGACAGCGGTGACGGGCACCGCCGGGTGCTGGCCGTGCTCACCTACCTCAGCGTGTCATAG